One Salvia splendens isolate huo1 chromosome 22, SspV2, whole genome shotgun sequence DNA segment encodes these proteins:
- the LOC121786707 gene encoding uncharacterized protein LOC121786707 produces the protein MPPRRRSGPRVENNVGEQTEGSVGNPPPPPPPPLPQPNEREYIKAIRKENPPKFDGLEEPPKAEAWVRDLERIFDFMGCTDKERLACVTYQLTGPADFWWETKRRTMDPAHREALTWKEFKEEVYNKYVPMSYRRSKVVEFHTLKQGNMMVTEYDLALCAMTHYAPELVDTDEKMAEKFRSGLRLEIRAAVASRRGIPYSEVLGCALDVEEALPKNERAINPTPPAPPSNYRDKRKWEGNRAPFDNKRRFSTFRHPQNHGRQVVPHQRRSPQRTPYCNRCSKYHVGECRVGGIRCYACGGNGHMSRECPNNNKGGAKNKQGQRPPQQPQPI, from the coding sequence ATGCCACCAAGACGTAGAAGTGGTCCAAGAGTGGAGAACAATGTGGGGGAACAGACAGAGGGAAGTGTCGGGAatccacccccgcctccaccaccacctctaccccaaccaaacgaAAGGGAATACATCAAGGCCATTCGAAAAGAGAACCCACCCAAGTTTGATGGGTTGGAAGAGCCCCCGAAGGCGGAGGCATGGGTACGCGACCTTGAGCGTATCTTTGACTTTATGGGATGCACTGATAAGGAACGTCTGGCTTGCGTGACTTATCAACTGACAGGACCCGCTGATTTTTGGTGGGAAACTAAGAGGAGAACTATGGACCCCGCTCACCGTGAGGCGCTTACTTGGAAAGAGTTTAAGGAAGAAGTGTACAACAAGTATGTTCCCATGAGTTATCGGCGATCGAAAGTAGTGGAGTTCCACACCTTAAAACAAGGAAACATGATGGTCACGGAGTACGACCTCGCCCTATGTGCGATGACCCATTATGCGCCAGAGTTGGTGGAcacagacgagaagatggcaGAGAAGTTTCGTTCTGGTCTTAGACTTGAGATAAGGGCAGCTGTGGCCAGCCGCAGAGGAATTCCTTATTCCGAGGTGCTGGGTTGCGCCttagatgtggaggaagcactgCCCAAGAACGAGAGGGCGATAAATCCTACACCACCCGCACCCCCATCGAACTAtagagacaagaggaagtgggaaggaaaccgagctccttttgaCAACAAGCGACGTTTTTCCACCTTTCGGCACCCGCAGAACCATGGCCGCCAAGTTGTGCCACATCAGAGGAGAAGCCCACAGAGAACACCCTACTGTAATCGGTGCTCCAAGTATCATGTTGGGGAGTGCAGAGTTGGAGGCATTCGGTGTTATGCCTGCGGTGGAAATgggcacatgtctcgagagtgcccaaATAACAACAAAGGTGGAGCGAAGAATAAGCAAGGACAGAGGCCACCGCAACAGCCACAACCGATCTGA